From a single Candidatus Saccharibacteria bacterium genomic region:
- a CDS encoding LOG family protein, which translates to MTIIQTGKMAPVPIILVGKKFWNPLDRYIKRHMLKNGLISKGDRKLYHITNDLNYARKIINEQYEHNKTRIENSFIK; encoded by the coding sequence ATAACAATAATCCAAACTGGCAAAATGGCGCCGGTTCCAATAATCCTAGTTGGTAAGAAATTCTGGAACCCGCTCGATCGCTACATCAAGCGTCATATGCTCAAGAATGGTTTAATCAGCAAAGGAGATCGTAAGCTCTACCATATTACGAACGACCTAAACTACGCCCGAAAAATAATCAACGAACAATATGAACACAATAAAACACGCATCGAAAACTCCTTCATAAAATAG
- a CDS encoding LOG family protein, with product MHKHTHEDKVWKMSAEQIASIQKSSRKLRTSDEEFEEAFKILKKYPKRVTFFGSARISNRFKAYREAHDLAAMLAQDGFAIVSGGGGGVMEASNRGAFDEQHVSIGFNIVLPKEQHLNPYTTSSLAFNYFFTRKVMMTFYSHGFIFFLGVLAHSTSFLRL from the coding sequence ATGCACAAACACACACACGAAGATAAAGTATGGAAAATGAGCGCCGAGCAGATTGCCAGTATCCAGAAATCATCACGCAAGCTACGTACAAGTGACGAAGAATTCGAAGAAGCCTTCAAGATCTTAAAAAAATACCCAAAGCGAGTAACTTTTTTCGGGTCAGCAAGAATTTCCAACAGATTCAAAGCTTACCGCGAAGCCCACGATTTAGCTGCCATGCTAGCACAAGACGGCTTTGCTATAGTTTCTGGCGGTGGTGGTGGCGTCATGGAAGCGAGCAACCGCGGCGCGTTCGATGAGCAGCATGTCTCGATTGGATTTAACATAGTATTGCCTAAAGAACAACACCTCAACCCTTACACTACCAGCAGCCTCGCCTTTAACTACTTTTTCACTCGTAAAGTTATGATGACTTTCTATTCACATGGTTTCATTTTTTTCCTGGGGGTTTTGGCACATTCGACGAGTTTTTTGAGGTTATAA
- the uvrB gene encoding excinuclease ABC subunit UvrB produces the protein MTKFKITSDYKPEGDQPEAIESLVKGLENGAKEQVLLGVTGSGKTFTMANVVERVQRPTLVICHNKTLAAQLYEEFKSFFPDNAVHYFVSYFDYYQPEAYIPRSDTYIEKDSDINEEIDRLRHAATDSLLTRRDVLIVASVSCIYGIGSPTDYADLAEHVVKGQRKVRDKFIRRLTDIQYQRNDIDFHRGTFRVRGDSIDVFPAAEELAYRIEFFGDEVERILKIDPLTGEILAKPERIGIFPSSHYVTPQEKVKSALAKIEVELAERTAYFKKHNQLLEAQRLNQRTRFDVEMLEETGFVKGIENYSRYLTDREPGEQPATLLDYFPDDFLMLIDESHMTLPQIRGMYNGDRARKEVLVDYGFRLPSALDNRPLTFSEFERHVNQVVYVSATPAEYELSRSPKPVEQVIRPTGLIDPPIEVRPVEGQVDDLIAEIRQRVNANQRVLVTTLTKRMSEDLTEYLQELGMKVAYLHSDVDTMERSDILRDLRLGVYDVLVGINLLREGLDLPEVSLVAILDADKEGFLRSAPALIQTIGRAARHEQGKVIMYGDVITGSMKTAIDETNRRRTIQQSYNEKHGITPTSVKKRIAERLSHEDSADDKKKKIDLRKIPKEEYKHLIRDLTSQMNLASANLEFEKAAELRDLIKEINAKLE, from the coding sequence ATGACTAAGTTTAAGATAACGAGCGACTATAAGCCCGAAGGAGATCAGCCGGAGGCCATAGAAAGCCTAGTAAAGGGGCTAGAAAATGGGGCCAAGGAACAAGTTTTGCTTGGAGTAACTGGTTCTGGTAAGACTTTTACCATGGCTAATGTTGTGGAGCGGGTTCAACGCCCAACGTTAGTAATTTGCCATAACAAAACTTTAGCAGCCCAGCTGTACGAAGAGTTTAAAAGTTTCTTCCCAGACAATGCAGTGCACTATTTTGTATCATACTTTGATTACTATCAGCCGGAAGCCTATATACCAAGAAGCGACACATATATAGAAAAAGACAGTGACATAAATGAAGAGATCGACCGCCTGCGCCACGCAGCGACGGACTCTCTGCTAACCCGCCGTGATGTTTTGATAGTGGCCAGTGTGTCTTGTATCTACGGTATTGGCAGCCCCACAGACTACGCCGATCTGGCCGAACATGTCGTAAAAGGCCAGCGTAAGGTTCGTGATAAGTTTATTCGTCGCTTGACGGATATCCAGTATCAGAGAAACGACATTGACTTTCATCGAGGTACTTTCCGGGTACGCGGCGATTCTATTGATGTTTTCCCGGCGGCCGAAGAGCTAGCTTACCGGATAGAGTTTTTTGGCGACGAAGTAGAGAGGATCCTCAAAATTGATCCTTTGACTGGAGAAATACTGGCTAAGCCAGAGAGAATCGGTATTTTCCCAAGCAGTCACTATGTTACACCGCAGGAAAAGGTAAAATCAGCGCTTGCCAAGATTGAGGTTGAGCTAGCTGAGCGCACAGCATACTTTAAGAAACATAATCAACTCCTTGAGGCACAGCGGCTTAACCAGCGTACACGTTTTGACGTCGAGATGCTCGAAGAAACAGGGTTTGTGAAAGGTATCGAGAATTACAGTCGCTACCTGACAGACCGCGAACCAGGTGAACAGCCCGCAACGCTGCTAGATTACTTCCCAGATGATTTTTTGATGCTGATCGATGAGAGTCATATGACCTTACCGCAAATTAGAGGAATGTATAATGGCGACCGAGCTCGCAAAGAGGTTTTGGTAGATTACGGCTTCCGATTGCCTAGTGCATTGGACAACCGCCCCCTAACGTTTAGTGAGTTTGAGCGGCACGTTAATCAGGTTGTATATGTTAGTGCAACCCCGGCCGAGTACGAGCTGAGCCGCAGCCCTAAGCCCGTTGAGCAGGTGATTCGACCGACCGGGCTAATTGATCCGCCGATTGAGGTGAGGCCCGTCGAAGGCCAAGTTGATGATCTGATAGCAGAAATTCGCCAACGGGTTAACGCCAACCAACGAGTTTTGGTGACAACTTTAACCAAGCGTATGAGCGAAGACCTCACCGAGTATCTCCAGGAACTAGGAATGAAGGTTGCATATCTTCACAGCGATGTTGATACGATGGAGCGAAGCGATATATTGAGGGATCTAAGACTCGGTGTTTATGATGTTTTGGTGGGCATAAATCTACTAAGAGAAGGGCTAGACTTGCCGGAAGTGTCGCTGGTTGCAATTTTAGACGCCGACAAAGAAGGTTTCTTGCGTTCAGCTCCAGCGCTTATCCAGACAATTGGTCGCGCCGCAAGACATGAACAGGGCAAGGTAATTATGTATGGCGACGTAATAACCGGTAGCATGAAAACTGCGATTGATGAAACCAATCGACGACGCACAATCCAGCAAAGCTACAACGAAAAACACGGGATCACGCCTACTAGTGTCAAGAAGCGTATTGCCGAGCGGCTCAGCCATGAAGATTCGGCCGACGACAAGAAGAAAAAGATTGACCTGCGCAAAATTCCAAAAGAAGAATATAAGCACCTGATCCGTGATCTAACATCGCAGATGAACTTGGCTAGTGCCAACCTCGAATTCGAAAAAGCAGCCGAGCTGCGTGACCTAATAAAAGAGATAAACGCAAAGCTTGAATAG
- a CDS encoding glycosyltransferase: MYETVRSINNSNYPKDRLNIVLINDGSTDDTLAHMKRAQEKYKKRNVAVINFRKNKGKKEAMAAGFRKTKSEYVVFVDSDSKIKKDCLKELIRPFYSKNSKIRAVSGHALVWNSDVNLLTKMQEIRYFNAFRSTKAAESLLGFVSCCPGCCSAYERTAMKKILKPWLDQSFLGAKCTYGDDRSLTNFILKDGHHTVYNQKAVAYTIAPHTYKKFAKQQLRWKKSWARESVVVMSFVWKRNPIVSLMIGIDIITPFLAPIVIIQIFLFHSFVNTASFYAYLVGILIFASCFGLFYKIHNSQSKNWLRASLISSLVSIILFWQLPYALMTLKDTKWGTR, translated from the coding sequence GTGTATGAAACTGTACGAAGTATAAATAATTCAAACTATCCTAAAGATAGATTGAATATCGTCCTAATTAACGATGGTTCAACAGATGATACGCTTGCACATATGAAGCGAGCTCAAGAAAAATACAAAAAGCGAAATGTTGCTGTCATTAACTTTAGAAAAAATAAAGGTAAAAAAGAAGCGATGGCGGCTGGTTTTCGAAAAACAAAAAGTGAGTACGTAGTTTTTGTTGATAGTGATAGTAAAATAAAAAAAGATTGTTTGAAAGAGTTGATTCGTCCTTTTTATAGTAAAAATTCAAAGATTCGTGCCGTATCTGGTCATGCACTAGTATGGAATAGTGATGTAAATCTACTAACAAAAATGCAAGAAATTAGATATTTCAATGCTTTCAGATCCACTAAAGCTGCCGAGAGTCTTCTTGGTTTTGTTTCATGTTGTCCAGGATGTTGTTCTGCATACGAAAGAACCGCTATGAAAAAGATCCTAAAACCGTGGTTAGATCAATCATTCTTAGGAGCCAAATGTACATATGGCGATGACAGAAGTCTCACTAATTTCATTCTTAAAGACGGACATCATACTGTATATAACCAAAAAGCTGTAGCATATACGATAGCCCCGCATACATATAAAAAATTTGCTAAACAGCAATTAAGATGGAAAAAATCTTGGGCACGTGAAAGTGTCGTAGTAATGTCGTTCGTATGGAAGAGAAATCCTATAGTATCTCTCATGATTGGTATAGATATCATTACACCTTTCCTTGCACCAATAGTAATTATTCAGATCTTCCTTTTCCACTCTTTTGTTAACACTGCGTCATTTTATGCTTACCTAGTCGGAATTTTAATATTTGCGAGTTGTTTCGGCTTATTTTACAAAATACACAATTCACAAAGTAAAAACTGGCTTCGAGCTTCGCTAATTTCATCGCTGGTCAGCATTATTTTATTCTGGCAATTGCCATACGCACTTATGACGCTAAAAGATACCAAGTGGGGTACGCGATAA
- a CDS encoding LPXTG cell wall anchor domain-containing protein, whose protein sequence is MSETGNTGTAVLGASTTVASTVALAKTGAPLVMSIAVGATLITLTLTVFLSRRKSN, encoded by the coding sequence ATGAGTGAAACTGGAAATACAGGAACAGCAGTTCTCGGAGCGTCAACAACAGTAGCAAGCACTGTGGCGTTAGCTAAGACAGGAGCTCCGTTAGTGATGTCTATAGCCGTAGGCGCGACGCTAATAACTTTAACACTTACTGTTTTTCTTAGCAGAAGAAAAAGCAACTAA